From the Nodularia sphaerocarpa UHCC 0038 genome, the window AATAATGCAGAATAATCGCAAGAGATTTTTGTGGCGAGGTTCACTAAATGAAATTGCGGGAATTATTAGCGGCTGTAGATGGTGTTGATTATCGGGCTTTGGGGGATGCGGAAATTCAGGGTTTGAAGACCAATTCTCATGCTTGCGGTGTGGGTGATTTGTTTATTGGTATGCCTGGAACGCGTGTAGATGGGGGGGATTTTTGGCCAAGTGCGATCGCCTCTGGGGCTGTGGCGGCTATTGTTTCACCGCAAGCTGTCCAAAAAAATCCTCCCACTGGTGAGGCTGTGGTTCTGAGTGCGGCAGATATGACTCAAGCCTGCGCCCAATTAGCGGCGGCTTTTTACGGTTATCCAGGACAAAAGCTTAAGCTGGTGGGTGTGACTGGTACTAATGGTAAAACTACGACTACTCATTTAATTGAATTTCTGCTCACGAAAGCCCATCTATCTACGGCTTTGATGGGAACTCTTTATACTCGCTGGCCTGGTTTTGAACAAACTGCTGTCCACACTACGCCTTTTGCTGTGGAATTACAACAGCAGCTAGCTGAAGCTGTGAATGCTGGTTGTGAGTTTGGGGCGATGGAAGTTAGTTCTCATGCTTTGGCGCAAGGTCGAGTTTTAGGGTGTGAGTTTGAGGTGGCGGTGTTTAGTAATCTCACTCAAGACCATCTAGACTATCACAGCGATATGGAGGATTATTTTGCAGCAAAGGCGTTGTTATTTAGTCCTGAATATCTCAAGGGACGGGCGATTATTAATGCTGATGATGACTACGGTCAGCGTTTAATTGCGTCTTTAAGTTCTGACCGGGTTTGGAGTTACAGTGTTAATAATCACAGTGCTGATTTGTGGATGAGTGATTTAAGTTATGAGCCGAATGGTGTGAGCGGGATGTTACATACACCAAAGGGTGATGTGGCTTTTCGTTCTCCTCTGGTTGGGCAGTATAATTTAGAAAATCTTTTGGCGGCTGTGGGTGCGGTTTTACACTTAGGACTAGATTTGCAATCTGTGGCTACGGCGATACCTGAGTTTCCTGGGGTTCCGGGACGGATGGAACGTGTACAAATTAATCCTGAGCAAGAAATCAGTGTAATTGTGGATTATGCCCATACTCCTGATAGTTTGGAGAATTTGCTCAAAGCCGCACGGCCGTTTATTCGGGGAAAAATGATTTGTGTGTTTGGCTGTGGAGGCGATCGCGATCGCACTAAGCGCCCAAAAATGGGTAAAATTGCGGCTGAGTTAGCTGATGTGGCGGTGCTAACTTCAGACAATCCCCGGACTGAAGACCCAGAACGGATTTTACAAGATGTTTTGGCGGGAATCCCTGATACTGCTAAACCTACAGTAATATGCGATCGCGCGATCGCTATTCGGACAGCAATTTTACAAGCACAACCCGGTGATGGGGTATTACTGGCTGGTAAAGGTCACGAAGATTACCAAATTCTCGGCACAGAAAAAATCCATTTTGACGACCGAGAACACGCACGAGACGCTTTACAGGAAAGATTAAGTTAATAGGGATTGGGGACTGGGGAGTGGGGAGAAGAAGCAGGGGAGCGAGGGGAGAAAAGATTATGACTTGCTAATGACCAATGACTAATGACCAATGACCAATGACCAATGACCAATGACTAATGACCAATGACTAATGACTAATGACTAATGACCAATAACCGTTTGCTTACTGCTAACTTCCAAAGGTAAGAAAATAGTTAACACTTCCCCATAGTGTTGGCGTTGACGTACAATCAACTTACCGCCAATAGCCTGAAATAGATGCTTAGTTGCCGCAATATTTAAACTAATCGTACCTGTTTCTGGTTGAAACATCAGCAGTTGACCAAGGGCTTTGCGAATTGGTGGTGTGACATTCGCTGTGGCTGGGCTGCTTCCTGGGCAATGAAATTGGGGTGATAATTGTAACTTGAGTTGATCACCAGCCGGAATCACCTGTACTTGAATATGACTTCCTGGGGGTAAGCTACGGGTGAAATTCTCCATCAAACCAGTGAGGATCTGATCGAGCATATTGGGGTTACTGACCACTGTAGGCAGTTGCTGCGGTAAAATGACATCTAAGGTCAAATTTCGTCGCTGCGCCGCTTGTTGCCAACGGGGGACACTCTGCCGCAACACCTGATCTAAGGACATCGGTGTAAGTTGAGTATTGGGAGATTTTACCGAAGGACAAGTTTCTAATTCTGCTGCTTTAAACAGTAACTCCATCCGGTCAATTTGCTCGGTACACTCGTGGTCAATAATTTCTAGCCGACTGGCGACTTTAGCTGGTAAATCTCGCCGTTTCAGTAGTAGGCGCGTCAGGGTGCGAATTGTGGTTAAGGGTGTGCGAACTTCGTGAGCAAAAGCTTGGAGTAATTCGACATCTGGGACTGGGGTTTGGGTTTTAGGCTCAGTCTTCTGTCCGCAGTTTCCAGTAGTTTCT encodes:
- a CDS encoding UDP-N-acetylmuramoyl-L-alanyl-D-glutamate--2,6-diaminopimelate ligase, whose amino-acid sequence is MKLRELLAAVDGVDYRALGDAEIQGLKTNSHACGVGDLFIGMPGTRVDGGDFWPSAIASGAVAAIVSPQAVQKNPPTGEAVVLSAADMTQACAQLAAAFYGYPGQKLKLVGVTGTNGKTTTTHLIEFLLTKAHLSTALMGTLYTRWPGFEQTAVHTTPFAVELQQQLAEAVNAGCEFGAMEVSSHALAQGRVLGCEFEVAVFSNLTQDHLDYHSDMEDYFAAKALLFSPEYLKGRAIINADDDYGQRLIASLSSDRVWSYSVNNHSADLWMSDLSYEPNGVSGMLHTPKGDVAFRSPLVGQYNLENLLAAVGAVLHLGLDLQSVATAIPEFPGVPGRMERVQINPEQEISVIVDYAHTPDSLENLLKAARPFIRGKMICVFGCGGDRDRTKRPKMGKIAAELADVAVLTSDNPRTEDPERILQDVLAGIPDTAKPTVICDRAIAIRTAILQAQPGDGVLLAGKGHEDYQILGTEKIHFDDREHARDALQERLS
- a CDS encoding sensor histidine kinase: MYQWILPSLSEILAESQATVAECSPTKAERQWRVSLAATEQLLINTLGSAAPNGTQGLVLAAPAPLFSQPALAQSLQTVTFTAKPFNPLALMPFQMPRAIAVANKEAVPHESVLPLLPADPLAGERFCLVFTDKFRLVLILKEDKNGQKAFSFSFDPEVVYKSWRSLGARVMLSNPELFAELDTLVQKYSPLAPDYRTVIQFSQLLLQELTEPEAHKEVSETTGNCGQKTEPKTQTPVPDVELLQAFAHEVRTPLTTIRTLTRLLLKRRDLPAKVASRLEIIDHECTEQIDRMELLFKAAELETCPSVKSPNTQLTPMSLDQVLRQSVPRWQQAAQRRNLTLDVILPQQLPTVVSNPNMLDQILTGLMENFTRSLPPGSHIQVQVIPAGDQLKLQLSPQFHCPGSSPATANVTPPIRKALGQLLMFQPETGTISLNIAATKHLFQAIGGKLIVRQRQHYGEVLTIFLPLEVSSKQTVIGH